One stretch of Maylandia zebra isolate NMK-2024a linkage group LG13, Mzebra_GT3a, whole genome shotgun sequence DNA includes these proteins:
- the LOC143421840 gene encoding uncharacterized protein LOC143421840, giving the protein MYCGEQSSSVKDVLAVPGSIRSSRGMSSLVSFTICSRSCAWMTADSSAITVGQFEDLLSLVGPSIARLDTNYRRSIPPAERLSVCLRFLVTGDSFRTIAFSFRVGVSTVSQITPQVATSIWDCLVDDFMAVPSPGDWRSITEGFQERWNFPLCCAALDGKHVQTKAPHISYRRHTH; this is encoded by the exons atgtactgtggagagcagagcagcagcgtaaaagacgtcctcgccgtacctgggtccatcaggtcctccagaggcatgagcagtttggtgagtttcaccatttgctccaggagctgcgcctggatgacggccgattccagcgctatcaccgtcggccagtttgaggacctgctttccctcgtcggtcccagcatcgcccgcctagacaccaactacaggcgctcaatcccacctgcagagcgcctgtccgtctgcctgag gttccttgtcaccggggactccttcaggaccatcgcgttcagtttcagagtcggtgtgtccacggtgagccagatcaccccccaggtagcgacgtccatctgggactgtctagtggacgacttcatggctgtgccttcacctggagactggcggtccatcacagagggattccaggagcgctggaactttcctctgtgctgtgcagctctggatgggaagcacgtccagacaaaggcaccccatatatcatataggagacacacacattga
- the LOC143421841 gene encoding uncharacterized protein LOC143421841, whose protein sequence is MYCGEQSSSVKDVLAVPGSIRSSRGVSSLVSFTICSRSCAWMTADSSAITVGQFEDLLSLVGPSIARLDTNYRRSIPPAERLSVCLRFLVTGDSFRTIAFSFRVGVSTVSQITPQVATSIWDCLVDDFMAVPSPGDWRSITEGFQERWNFPLCCAALDGKHVQTKAPHISYRRHTH, encoded by the exons atgtactgtggagagcagagcagcagcgtaaaagatgtcctcgccgtacctgggtccatcaggtcctccagaggcgtgagcagtttggtgagtttcaccatttgctccaggagctgcgcctggatgacggccgattccagcgctatcaccgtcggccagtttgaggacctgctttccctcgtcggtcccagcattgcccgcctagacaccaactacaggcgctcaatcccacctgcagagcgcctgtccgtctgcctgag gttccttgtcaccggggactccttcaggaccatcgcgttcagtttcagagtcggtgtgtccacggtgagccagatcaccccccaggtagcgacgtccatctgggactgtctagtggacgacttcatggctgtgccttcacctggagactggcggtccatcacagagggattccaggagcgctggaactttcctctgtgctgtgcagctctggatgggaagcacgtccagacaaaggcaccccatatatcatataggagacacacacattga